From the genome of Leptodactylus fuscus isolate aLepFus1 chromosome 1, aLepFus1.hap2, whole genome shotgun sequence, one region includes:
- the LOC142198471 gene encoding granzyme A-like, protein MKTFHILIFSAACLLISEGSDIINGRVAEPHSRPYMAYIRIKTEIIDYLCGGTLIDSNWVLTAAHCEFPKSKAMVILGADSGNEDAAETGRQKFHVTEFIKYPKYNQDTNENDALLMKLNTSAEFGECVKKMPLPESFEDTKEGTVCAAAGWGWMGKKYADHLMEVNVTVLSTKQCQKRLRNEATITENMMCTIVGPTGQDTCTGDSGGPLICDGVLRGIVSFGTEPCGRQNGVAVYARLTEEKVTWIKNTIKHQP, encoded by the exons ATGAAAACTTTCCACATCCTGATTTTCTCTGCAGCTTGTCTGCTGATCTCTGAAG GTTCAGATATCATAAATGGCCGTGTCGCTGAACCTCATTCCAGACCTTATATGGCTTACATAAGAATCAAAACCGAAATTATAGACTACCTTTGTGGAGGAACTTTGATCGACTCAAACTGGGTGCTGACTGCGGCCCATTGTGAATT CCCTAAAAGTAAAGCCATGGTTATTCTGGGTGCGGATTCTGGTAATGAAGACGCAGCAGAAACAGGAAGGCAGAAATTCCatgtcacagaattcatcaagtacCCGAAGTACAACCAAGATACCAACGAGAATGACGCTCTACTGATGAAA TTGAATACCAGCGCAGAGTTTGGAGAATGTGTCAAAAAGATGCCTTTGCCAGAGAGTTTTGAAGATACTAAAGAAGGAACAGTTTGTGCAGCGGCTGGATGGGGGTGGATGGGAAAAAAATATGCTGACCATCTCATGGAAGTAAATGTCACAGTCCTAAGCACAAAACAATGTCAGAAACGTCTGAGAAACGAAGCGACCATTACGGAGAACATGATGTGCACCATTGTGGGGCCCACAGGGCAAGACACCTGTACA GGGGATTCAGGTGGCCCCTTAATATGCGACGGGGTCTTAAGAGGAATTGTGTCTTTTGGAACTGAACCTTGTGGAAGGCAAAATGGAGTCGCTGTGTATGCTCGTCTAACTGAGGAGAAAGTAACCTGGATCAAGAATACAATAAAGCATCAGCCCTGA